In Bacteroidales bacterium, the following proteins share a genomic window:
- a CDS encoding DUF134 domain-containing protein yields MSRPEKERIVHKPPLFVEFKPIGVAGNLLDKILLSLDEYEAIRLADYMNLSHLEAAEEMEISRSTFTRLIEKARKKISNFFIEGKLLIIDGGNIHFRNNIIRCVDCGYMFNINIGTKFTKCPECNSGNLLNLAGGFGHGKCCINNNHKKGGNHARRRQNRT; encoded by the coding sequence ATGTCACGACCGGAAAAAGAAAGAATAGTTCATAAACCACCACTTTTTGTGGAATTTAAACCAATAGGTGTTGCCGGTAATTTATTGGACAAAATATTACTTTCTCTAGATGAATATGAAGCAATTCGTTTAGCTGATTACATGAATTTATCACATTTAGAAGCGGCTGAAGAAATGGAAATATCCAGATCTACTTTCACAAGATTAATTGAAAAAGCAAGAAAAAAAATTTCAAATTTCTTTATCGAAGGTAAACTGCTTATTATAGATGGTGGAAATATCCATTTTCGAAATAATATTATTCGCTGTGTGGATTGTGGGTATATGTTCAATATAAATATTGGCACCAAATTTACTAAATGCCCTGAATGTAATTCAGGAAACCTGTTAAATCTTGCAGGCGGGTTCGGACATGGAAAATGTTGTATTAATAATAATCATAAAAAAGGAGGTAATCATGCCAGGAGGCGACAGAACAGGACCTGA
- a CDS encoding type II toxin-antitoxin system RelE/ParE family toxin, which yields MAKRKIIWSNRAKIKRYEILKFYINKNKSNTYSIKLNRRINKELQLLIKYPNLGIKTDIKGVRGLIIENFILFYELDKNIIIVHYIWDSRQNPEELVIK from the coding sequence ATGGCTAAACGAAAAATAATCTGGTCAAACAGAGCCAAAATCAAAAGGTACGAAATTCTTAAATTTTATATTAATAAAAATAAGAGCAATACCTATTCTATAAAACTAAACCGCAGAATTAATAAAGAACTTCAATTACTTATAAAATATCCAAACTTAGGAATTAAAACTGATATAAAAGGAGTTCGAGGACTAATCATCGAAAATTTCATTCTTTTTTACGAATTAGACAAGAATATTATTATAGTGCATTACATCTGGGATTCAAGACAAAATCCTGAAGAATTAGTAATTAAATAA
- a CDS encoding Na+ dependent nucleoside transporter: MSMLKGLLGMLVLIGIAYLFSSNRKAISWRVVLIGLSIQVALAFGVLHVPVIQAVFEFVGKIFVKILDFTNAGTIFLFKSFATGEIEQPLINFAVTILPTIIFFSALTSVLFYLGIIQKIVYGMAWVMTKLLRLSGAESLSVAGNIFLGQTESPLMIKAYLEKMNRSEILLVMAGGMATLAGGVLAVYISFLGGDDPVQRLLFAKHLLAASIMAAPGVVVVSKIIVPQTEEVIKDVEITQDKIGKNVLDAISNGTGEGLRLAINVAAMLLVFIAFIAMFNYIIFKIGDWTSLNPLITDVTNGQFDGLSLQFILGYAFAPLMWLMGVCPEDITLVGRMLGEKIIMTEFIGYVSLSDLKEAGAFAQQKSIIMATYMLCGFANFASIGIQIGGIGSLAPGKRVLLSQFGLRALLAGTLASLLSATIVGMILG, translated from the coding sequence ATGTCTATGTTAAAAGGATTATTAGGAATGCTGGTATTAATTGGTATTGCTTACCTTTTTAGTTCAAACAGAAAAGCTATTTCATGGAGAGTGGTTTTAATAGGTTTATCAATACAAGTGGCACTTGCATTTGGAGTTTTGCATGTGCCTGTTATTCAGGCAGTATTTGAATTTGTAGGAAAAATTTTTGTTAAAATATTGGATTTCACAAATGCCGGGACAATATTTCTTTTTAAATCGTTTGCTACGGGTGAAATAGAACAACCTTTAATTAATTTTGCTGTAACAATATTACCTACAATAATATTCTTTTCTGCACTAACAAGTGTTTTATTTTATCTCGGTATTATTCAGAAAATTGTTTATGGAATGGCATGGGTAATGACAAAATTGTTGCGATTGTCGGGAGCTGAGAGTTTGTCAGTTGCCGGAAATATATTCCTTGGACAAACCGAATCACCACTTATGATAAAGGCTTACCTTGAAAAAATGAACCGTTCTGAAATATTACTGGTTATGGCAGGAGGAATGGCAACTTTAGCCGGCGGAGTTTTGGCGGTTTATATTAGTTTTCTCGGAGGAGATGATCCTGTTCAAAGATTATTGTTTGCAAAACATTTGTTAGCTGCTTCGATAATGGCTGCTCCCGGGGTGGTTGTAGTATCAAAAATTATAGTACCCCAAACAGAAGAGGTAATTAAAGATGTTGAAATTACACAAGATAAAATAGGTAAAAATGTTTTGGATGCAATTTCAAACGGTACAGGCGAAGGTTTAAGACTTGCTATTAATGTTGCAGCGATGTTGTTGGTTTTTATTGCTTTCATTGCAATGTTTAATTATATTATCTTTAAAATTGGGGATTGGACATCGCTTAATCCTTTAATTACAGATGTAACTAATGGTCAGTTTGATGGCTTATCATTACAATTTATTTTAGGATATGCTTTTGCTCCTTTAATGTGGCTGATGGGTGTTTGTCCCGAAGATATTACCCTTGTAGGCAGAATGCTTGGTGAAAAAATTATTATGACTGAATTTATTGGTTATGTTAGTTTATCTGATTTAAAAGAAGCAGGTGCATTTGCTCAGCAAAAATCAATAATTATGGCTACTTATATGCTTTGTGGTTTTGCAAATTTTGCTTCAATTGGTATTCAGATTGGGGGAATAGGTTCTTTAGCACCCGGTAAAAGAGTATTACTATCACAATTTGGTCTGAGAGCATTACTTGCAGGTACCCTTGCCTCATTATTATCAGCAACAATCGTTGGGATGATACTCGGCTAA
- the rpmA gene encoding 50S ribosomal protein L27: MAHKKGAGSSRNGRESESKRLGVKIYGGQFARAGNIIVRQRGTVHHPGQNVGLGKDHTIFSLVDGEVQFLKKKNNRSYVSVIPAPSE; the protein is encoded by the coding sequence ATGGCACACAAAAAAGGAGCCGGTAGTTCAAGGAACGGTAGAGAATCAGAAAGTAAACGTTTAGGAGTTAAAATATATGGCGGGCAGTTTGCAAGAGCAGGAAATATTATTGTCAGACAAAGAGGAACGGTTCATCATCCGGGACAAAACGTTGGATTAGGCAAAGACCATACTATTTTTTCACTTGTTGATGGTGAGGTTCAATTTCTGAAAAAGAAAAATAACAGGTCTTATGTTTCTGTTATTCCTGCCCCTTCGGAATAA
- a CDS encoding bifunctional nuclease family protein, with amino-acid sequence MMNKIKLNVLGLSYSQTQSGAYALVLAEENGKRRIPIIIGGFEAQSIAIELEGLKPPRPLTHDLFVNFATAFNINLIEVNINKLEEGIFFADLVCDNGSIRIKIDARTSDAVALAIRFKCPIYTTEEIMTKAGIVLNIEKTIKRKEGDKTKEKNQSESILKQEHQNIYSNKTIKELQTLLKEAIEKEDYEKASKLRDEINRRK; translated from the coding sequence TTGATGAATAAAATAAAATTAAATGTATTAGGATTATCTTATAGTCAAACACAATCGGGTGCTTATGCCCTTGTGCTTGCTGAAGAAAACGGAAAAAGAAGGATTCCTATAATTATTGGAGGATTTGAGGCTCAATCAATAGCTATCGAACTGGAAGGCTTAAAACCGCCAAGACCATTAACACATGATTTATTTGTTAATTTTGCTACAGCTTTTAATATTAATCTTATTGAAGTAAATATAAATAAATTAGAAGAAGGAATATTTTTTGCAGACCTTGTTTGTGATAACGGAAGTATAAGGATAAAAATAGATGCACGAACTTCTGATGCAGTGGCTCTTGCAATTAGGTTTAAATGTCCGATTTACACAACTGAAGAAATAATGACTAAAGCAGGAATAGTTCTTAATATTGAAAAAACAATAAAAAGGAAAGAAGGAGATAAAACAAAAGAAAAAAACCAAAGCGAATCTATATTAAAACAAGAACATCAAAATATATATTCAAATAAAACTATTAAAGAATTACAGACACTTTTAAAAGAAGCCATTGAAAAGGAAGATTATGAAAAAGCATCAAAACTGCGGGATGAAATAAACAGAAGAAAATAA
- a CDS encoding DUF5320 domain-containing protein gives MPGGDRTGPEGLGSMTGKRMGYCIGNDNPNYSNQTPIYGRRLGRGFNRNFGLGRGIRFGFGRSNRFVPNENTPNVSQKTELENEIRIIKDQLSFLEKQLSETKNED, from the coding sequence ATGCCAGGAGGCGACAGAACAGGACCTGAAGGATTAGGTTCAATGACAGGAAAACGGATGGGTTACTGTATTGGTAACGATAATCCGAATTATTCTAATCAAACTCCAATCTATGGAAGAAGATTAGGTAGAGGTTTTAACAGAAATTTTGGTTTAGGAAGAGGAATAAGATTTGGTTTTGGACGTAGTAACAGATTTGTTCCTAATGAAAACACACCAAATGTTTCTCAAAAAACAGAATTGGAAAATGAGATAAGAATTATTAAAGACCAATTATCGTTTTTAGAAAAACAACTTTCTGAAACAAAAAATGAAGATTGA
- a CDS encoding GIY-YIG nuclease family protein: protein MSTIANKGYIYILKCSNGTYYTGITKHLELRFQQHQNGEGTNFTKKHLPVELVYFEEFQRIDEAFYREKQVQGWSRKKKEALINGKLGKLPKLAECKNESHYKNKAVFDFAQTTTSTRSLSEIETSKIKTTETKNIHKNLSPESK from the coding sequence ATATCAACTATTGCTAATAAAGGCTATATTTATATATTAAAATGTTCTAACGGAACATATTATACAGGTATTACTAAACACTTGGAACTCCGCTTTCAACAACATCAAAACGGAGAAGGTACAAATTTTACTAAAAAACATTTACCCGTTGAATTGGTATATTTTGAAGAATTTCAAAGAATTGATGAAGCATTTTACAGAGAGAAACAAGTGCAAGGTTGGAGCAGAAAGAAAAAAGAAGCTTTGATTAATGGTAAATTAGGGAAATTACCTAAACTTGCAGAATGTAAAAATGAAAGTCATTATAAGAATAAAGCTGTCTTCGACTTCGCTCAGACAACAACGAGCACCCGCTCGTTGAGCGAAATCGAAACGAGCAAAATCAAAACAACCGAAACAAAAAACATCCACAAGAATTTATCTCCTGAGTCAAAGTAG
- the rplU gene encoding 50S ribosomal protein L21 — protein sequence MYAIVDIAGQQFKVEKESKLFVHRLEGEEGSTVEFDNVLLIDNDGKIKVGKPIVKGAKISAKIVSHVKGDKVLVFKKKRRKGYQVLNGHRQYFSEIHIEDIIS from the coding sequence ATGTATGCAATTGTAGATATAGCAGGACAACAATTTAAAGTTGAAAAAGAAAGTAAATTATTTGTTCACAGATTAGAAGGAGAAGAAGGCTCAACTGTTGAATTTGATAATGTATTACTTATTGATAATGACGGAAAAATTAAAGTTGGAAAACCAATCGTAAAAGGAGCAAAGATTTCTGCAAAAATTGTTTCTCATGTAAAAGGAGATAAAGTTCTGGTTTTTAAGAAAAAAAGAAGAAAAGGATACCAGGTATTAAATGGTCATCGTCAATATTTTTCTGAAATTCATATTGAAGATATAATTAGTTAA